In Bacteriovorax sp. PP10, the genomic window CTTTTTCATCCACTTCACCTTCTTTATGCTTATCAAGGAGACCTTTATAAGCAGGTACCGCAGAAGCAGAAACTAATTCTTCTTCATCGTCAGCAAGATTGATTGTTCCTTGCTCGATTGCGTCGTGAGTGTCTTTCAAGATTTGAGTTGCATCAGCAACATTTCCACTTAGGATTCCAGCTAACACTTCAGCGTCCATTGCAGCTAAATCAGCAATAGACATGATTCCATTTTGAACCATCATTTGAGCGCGGGCATCCGAAACAGAAACAATTTGCATAAGGCTGATAACGGCCTTTTTAATTTTTTCTTGAAGTTTAGTTTTAGAGATGATGTTGATTTTGTATCCAGTTAACATCGCAGCTAAACGAACGTTTTGTCCGCGTCTTCCGATTGCTAAACTTAATTGATCTTCTTCAACTACTACATCCATTGAGTAGCTAGAGTGATCAACCTGGATGTTTGAAATTTCTGAAGGAGCAAGTGCTGCTCTTGCAAAAGTTTCAATATCAGCGTTCCAACGAACGATATCGATTTTTTCACCTTGAAGTTCGTTTACAACGTTTTGTACGCGAGACCCTTTCATACCAACGCAAGCTCCAACCGGATCGATTTCGCGATCAGATGTGTACACCGCGATTTTCGCGCGTTGTCCTGGCTCTCTTGCAGCAGATTTGATTTCGATGTTTCCATCTAGGATTTCTGGAACTTCAACTTCGAATAATTTAACAAGGTACATTGGTGATGTTCTTGATAAACGAATTTCCGGCCCTCTGTTAGTCATTACAACTTCAGATAAGTAAGCTTGAATTCTGTCACCAGTTTTGAAGTTTTCCCCTGGGATAATTTCTTTACGAGATAAAATCGCATCAGATTTACCAAGGTCAACAATAACATTTCCTCTTTCATAACGACGAGCGATCCCTGTTACCAGTTCTCCTTCTCTGTGTTTGAAATCAGAAAATAAAATTTCTCTTTCTGCGTCTCTTACTTTTTGGAAAATAATCTGACGAGCAGTTTGGACGTCAACACGTGTGAAGTTAGGGTTTTCGATACGAATCCCTAATTGGTCACCAATTTCAACTTCGCTATCAAGATTTCTAGCTTCATTGATTGTGATTTCGATAATCGGATCTTTTACAGCGTCTACAACGTTTTTGTATTGGTAGATTTCGATTTCGTCTTCAGCGTCATTATAACGTGTTTCGTATTCACCTTGAATACCGTATTTCTTTCTTGCAGTTACAAGGAAAGCTTGCTCAATAGCACGCACGACAACGCGTTTATCAATCCCGCGGTCCTTTCCTAAAGTTTCGATCATTCTTCCTAATTCTGAAAAATTCATTTGAACCTTCCTCTCTTTGTATGTTTATTGCTTATAATTATTTATTCAGCGTTATATTTACTAATATCTGTTTCTAAATTTGCTTTTTTAATCTGCTCGTAAGGAATATCAATGATTGAGCCTTTAGCATCAACCACAACTCCAGTTTCAGATGCACTCACTAGCTTCGCTTTTAGTTTTAAATTATTGCGAAGGGCCTTTGGAAAATCCGGATATTTTGCTTCATCAATTTTTGTGATTAAGTGAAGCAGAACCTCTTGGCCTTCAACATCTTTAAAATGTTTTACAGTCGTAAGAATTCTATAAATCCCTGGTGAAGAAACTTCTAATGTGAAGTTGTCCGGTATCCAAGTTTCAGTTTCCATATAAGGAGTAAACCCACGGTCTACTTTTACACAGTCTTCAAGAACCGCCGTTTTCGTCTCAGGATTTACTACGTATACAACCAGATTCCCCGATGAAGAATTCCACTCCATCTCATAAAGTTCTAAATTGTTTTCGCTTAAAATTTTTGTCGTTAGATCAAAAAATTTTAATTCCATTCCCTGACGTGGGCCCTTAAGAACCATATTTTCTATCCCATATAAAAAAAAGGGCAGATTAAAAAATCCACCCTTACTACTTTTGTACTTTAATACTCGATTTCGGAGGTAACAACTTCAGGAAGATCGTTTCAAGAAATACTTGAAGAAAACGGCCCACCAAAGATCATTACGTGATGACTATAGCAAATTTTCTATCAAATGCAAACATTTACGCTCTCATACCTCGAGCGTCATGATGATTGCCGTGCCGCCGTTGCTATAGAAATGCTTCTTTTTGTGAATGACTTTAAGGCCCATACTCTCATAGAGATTGCGGGCGACAATATTCTCTTCTTCCACTTCCAGAAAAAAAGTTCGAATGCCGCGCTCCTTCAAAACCCTAATTGCTTCATTTAATAAATTTTTCCCGATTTTAAACCCACGATTATCAGGATTCACCAGGATTTTAAGCAAATGAGCAAAGGAATCTACGACATTAAGGTCAAAAAGAACAAAACCTGGGATTAATCCATCTCGCTGATCAACTAAAATGAAGCGCTCGGCCCCTTCTGAGAAAACCTGGTCCCAAGACGCAGAGTCCCATGGCGTCGGAAAGTGCTTCAGATCTAGATCTTTGAGCACAAATAAAACATCCGCTTCAAGAGCGGATGTTTTATCTATAACAATATATTTTTGTGACATTTTAAAACTAAACAGGAGAGCTTAAATCAACGTTTCCGATTGAGCGCTCAGAGTTTGTTTTCACTTCCATGTGGAAGCGGATTTTTGCAAGAGGGTTAAATGTATAACCATCTTTTCCACGGATAATGTACTTACGTTTTGAATCAGCATCTGTTGGCTCGATCAATTTTCTTAAACGAGATACAGAAGTATAGATAAGTTTATCGTGGATTAATGGGTTGTACTCATCTTTCCAGATCATCTTAGCAAGTTGCTCTTTATCGAAGTATGTTCCAGGATTTTTAGATAGAAGGAAAAGGATTTCAAGCAGAACGAATCTGTGTTTGAAATCGATTGTTCCCAATGATCTTTCAACAATTTTTCTGTTTGTGCGGTCTAAATAAAGATCCACTGTTGAATCATTAACATCATCAATTTCCGCTTCGATTAAATGATTTAATCTTCTGAAAATTGTCGTGTCGATCGACTCTTGAGCAAGGTGGAACATATTTAGAGCGTCGTCAAAGTTTCCAGCTTTTTTAAGGGCCGTCGCTTTTCCAAAAAGGATGTAACCATATAGGTTCCAGCATTTTTTCGACTGAAGATATTCGTTAGCAAGCTTGTAGTAGTTAAGCGCTTTATCGTTTTCATTCATTTCGATAAAGATTTTTGCGTAATACGTGTACATTGCTCCAGATAGGTAGAATTTTTTAATGATCTTTAGAAGGTCATTTAATTGGTCTAAGTATCTTAGAGATAATTCTAAATCTTTTCTGTAGAACGCGTTCGTTGCTAGAGAAAGCAGACATTTAGAAAGAAGTTCTGGCTCGTTTTCTTCGCTTGATTTTTTGTAAGCTAGTTCAAAGTTGGTCTTAGCTTCTTCAAAGTTACCGCTATAATTTTTCACAACCCCAAGGTTGTAGAAGAATTCAGCTGAAAGTGTAGGCAGCGTTCTCGAAAGAGCGTCCATCAGCTTTTCACTTTCATTAATATATTTTTGAGCTTTGGCGTCTTCAAGTTTTTCTGACGCTATACGGATAAGGAACCCATAGGTCTTAAGTACTGAAAACCCGTCAGCGACTGGATCTGCAAATGTAAGGGCCTTCACGAAAGATTCGTCAGCACTTACTAAATCGGCCTTATCATAATACACTTTTCCAAGCTGATAATACGACCTGGCAACCGCAGTTTTTGTTACGACTTGATCAAGCTTTACATCGTCTTCTAAAAGACCAATATAAGGTGTGATTTCATTGGGGTTTGTACCAACTGAAAGACCTAAATCTTGACTCGTTACCATGGGGTTTTCTCCATAAAAATAAACTGATTTTTCCAACTTCGTATGCGGAAGCCACAAGGTCATATCACGCGATTCTTACAGCGTCAAAAGCCCATTGTAAGATTTTTTCGAAAGTAAGATTCAAGTCGTTGATTTGTATAGCTGCGCCTGATATTATAGAGCGTAAAAAGGTATTAATTTTCTAATTTTTGGAGAAGCCCTAATGGCCAAATACGATCTAGACACTATTCGTCACTCTACAGCTCACTTAATGGCCCAAGCGGTAGACCGTATCTACAAGTCTCACAACCCACAATTTGGTATTGGACCCGTTATCGAAAACGGCTTCTATTATGATATCGATCTTGATGTAAAAATTGCAGATGAAGATCTAGAGAAGATCGAAAAAGTTATGCAAGAAATTATCGATGAAAAACTAGCAATCAAAAGAATGGTTTTCTCTCGTGATGAAGCTGTTGAATTCTGGAAAAAGAAAAACCAGCCGTTAAAAGTTGAAGTGGTTTCAGGGATCCCTGCTGACCAGGAAATCTCTTTATATGAGCAAGGTGAATTCGTTGACCTTTGCCGTGGCCCTCACGTTGAGAACACAGGACATCTTCCAAAATTCTTTAAGTTACTTCACACTGCTGGAGCTTACTGGAAGGGAGACTCAAACAATAAAATGCTACAACGTATTTACGCTGTAAGTTTCAATACAAAAAAACAACTTGAAGATCACATGATCTTTTTAGAAGAAGCAAAAAAGCGCGACCACAGAAAGCTAGGAAAGGAACAAGAACTTTTCCACTTTGAGTCTGTAGCTCCTGCTTCGCCTTTTTTCATGCCAAAAGGAACAACGGTTTATAACGAGCTGGTTGCTTTCATGAGAAGAATTTATGTGAAGTACGGTTACGATGAAGTTATCACGCCAATGCTTCTGGACTCAGACTTATGGCATACATCAGGTCACTACGCTCACTACAAAGAAAATATGTATTTCTCTCAGGTAGATAAGCGCGAGTTCGCACTAAAGCCAATGAACTGTCCGTGCCACATGCTTATGTTTAAGCATTACAAATACTCTTACCGCGATCTACCTATGAGATACGCTGACTTCGGTCGCCTTCATAGATACGAAAGTGCTGGAGCTGTAGCAGGATTAACTCGCGTTCGTTCATTCTGCCAGGACGATGCCCATATCTTTATCTCTCTTGAAGGAATTCAAGAAGAGATCATCAAACTTATGGAAATGTTCTTTATTTGTTACGACCACTTTGGTTTCAAGCAAATTAAAATCGGTCTATCGACTCGCCCGGAATCAAAAGCTGGTGACGATGCAACTTGGGATGTAGCTGAAGCTGCTCTTCAAGGCGCTCTAGATAAAACAGGACACCCGTACCACATCAACGCTGGTGACGGTGCTTTCTACGGTCCAAAAATCGACATTCAAATCGCGGACGCTATCGGAAGATGGCATCAGCTTGGAACGATTCAGTTGGATTTCCAACTTCCAGATCGTTTTGACTTAAAATACACAAACGAAGAAGGAAAAGACGTGCGTCCGGTTGTTATCCACAGAGCTCTTCTTGGATCTCTTGAGAGATTCATCGGAGTTTACCTGGAGCACATCGCAGGGATCTTCCCTTTCTGGCTTTCTCCTGAGCAAGCGACAATCGTTCCTGTATCAAATGAAAAACACACTGAGTACTGTCGTACACTTGCAAAAGAATTACGCGACATGGGCTTCAGAGTGAAAGTTGATGAGAGAAACGAGACGATGGGATACAAAACTCGTCAGATCCAGCAATCGAAAGTTCCTTTCATGATTGTTATTGGTGACAGAGAGATGGAAAACAAAGCGGCCAACATCCGTGCTTACGGTGAACAGGCAACAAAGTCGCTTACAATCGTTGAACTAAAAGAATACTTTACGAAATTAAACCTAGAGAGAGTTCCTGAAAAACTTAGATAGTTAGACGGGACTCTCAGACATTATAAATAACCTAAGGATAGGGTGAAAAAATGAGCAAAAAAAATATTCTTCTACTATGTGGTGGAAGTGGTACTGAACATGAAGTTTCTGTGGTGTCGGCAAAGTTCTTGGAAAAGAACCTAAAAGAGATCGGCCTTTATAACGTCATCAAAGTTGAAATTGGGAAACCAAAAACAAATGATAAAACTTTTCGCCTAGTGAACGCAGATGGTTCTCTAGGTGAAGCAGTTGAAATAAATTCTCACCGCCAGTTAGTTGGCGCAAAAACCAAAGAAGACATTCACTACGTGGTTCCATGTATCCACGGGCCTCCGGGAGAGACTGGAGAGATTCAAACTTATTTAGAGTTGATCTCACTTCCCTATTTTGGATGCGGGCCTGAAGCAAGTTTAATTTGTTTTAACAAAGTAACTTCTAAACTATGGTTCAATGCTCTTGATATCCCTAACACTCCCTTTGAATTTTTAACGAGCATTGAAGACGCTCCGAAAGCTCATAAACTTTTTGATACTCACGGTAGTGTTTTCGTTAAGGCCGCTTCTCAAGGCTCAAGTGTTGGATGTTACCCGGTATCTAAGAAATCAGATTTAGATGCTGCACTTAAAAATGCTTTCACATTCTCTGAATATGTTTTAGTTGAAAAAATGGTGACAGCTCGTGAGCTTGAAATTTCAACTTACGAATTTGAAGGAAAGGTTCACGCAAGTGTCCCGGGCGAAATCAACTGCCCTACGGCCTTCTACTCTTACGATGAAAAATACGATCCAAACTCAAAAACGACAACTGAAGTCGTCGCCCCTAATCTTTCTACTGAAACAATAGAACTGATGCGTGGGTATGCGATCAAGACGTTTAAAGCGCTTAAGCTACGTCATCAGTCGCGTATTGATTTTTTCTACACAGACAAAGGTGAAATCTATTTAAATGAGATCAACACTTTTCCTGGGGCAACACCGATTTCGATGTTTCCTAAAATGATGGAAAACAACGGACACTCGTACTTAAAATTTATCAGCGATATTGTACAAAAAAATATACTTTAAATAGAGGCCTGTATGAAATTACCAATTATCAATGCTCAGGATTCAGAATTTGGACATGATATTTTAAAAAAATATTACGCCGACAATATGATTCCCGCAGAGAAAAAAACTTATCTTACAAAACTTCGTCATTCCATCGGGCCCTACATGGGGATTGAATCAGTCGATGGGACGACTCACTATCTTTTAGATGCAGCTTCGCAAATTGCGACTCTGGGACATGGATTCAATCCATCGATCTTTTTTGGTGCAGCTGAATTTTTAGAGAGCTGGACTAACGATGCCACGACGAAAGATTTTAAAGACACAAAAAATTCATACATTAATTTTTTCAACCGCAAACTGGGATGGAAAAAAACTTATATGACCATCACCCACTCAGGAGCGGAAGCAAATGAGACGGCACTTGGTTATTGTTATCTTTCACGTGTGAATCCTGAAGCCAATAAAGTCCTAGCTTTTGAAGGGTCATTCCACGGACGCATGATGGTGACACTCGCTGCAACCTGGAATAAAAGTAAGCGCGAGCCATTTGAGTGGAAGAATTACCTGGCCGAGTACGTAAAGTACCCTGAGCTGGAAGACAGTAGAATGAACGTCCGCATCCCTGAGCTATGGAGAGAGACCTGGAATGAAGCTTCCTTAAAGAACTTCATGGTCCCGAGCATCTGGAACTCCGATCCGATGGTAAAAAAAGAAGTCGAAGTTCTGCAGCAAGTCCGCGCCCAACTTCTTTCTAAAAAAATCTTCGCGATCTTAGTTGAACCTATGCAATGTGAAGGTGGAGACTGTTATTCGTCTGACCGCTTCCATACTGCACTTTTATTAATGGCAAAAACATTTCAAGTTCCAGTAATTCACGATGAAGTTCAAACAGGGTTTCACCTTGGACGTGAATTCTTCTGGCACAGACAATTCAACATGAAAGGACTTGATGGCGAGCAGCTTAATCCTGACTACGTTGTCTGTGCAAAAAAAGCACAAGTCGGAATCGTGTTATCTCACAAAGAAACAAAAAGTATTTTCAAAGGTGAAGAGTTCTCTGTTGCTTCAACTTTACGTGGATACGCTCACGCAATCAGTTTAGATCAATCACAAGCACGCATTATTGATATTGAAAGACATATCGTTCCTCGTGTGACTGCTCTTATCAAGAAGCACTCTCAACACATCAGACGCCCGCGAGTGAATGGCCTAGCTTTCGCTTTCGACGTTGTTGAACCGGCAATGA contains:
- a CDS encoding winged helix-turn-helix domain-containing protein: MVTSQDLGLSVGTNPNEITPYIGLLEDDVKLDQVVTKTAVARSYYQLGKVYYDKADLVSADESFVKALTFADPVADGFSVLKTYGFLIRIASEKLEDAKAQKYINESEKLMDALSRTLPTLSAEFFYNLGVVKNYSGNFEEAKTNFELAYKKSSEENEPELLSKCLLSLATNAFYRKDLELSLRYLDQLNDLLKIIKKFYLSGAMYTYYAKIFIEMNENDKALNYYKLANEYLQSKKCWNLYGYILFGKATALKKAGNFDDALNMFHLAQESIDTTIFRRLNHLIEAEIDDVNDSTVDLYLDRTNRKIVERSLGTIDFKHRFVLLEILFLLSKNPGTYFDKEQLAKMIWKDEYNPLIHDKLIYTSVSRLRKLIEPTDADSKRKYIIRGKDGYTFNPLAKIRFHMEVKTNSERSIGNVDLSSPV
- the thrS gene encoding threonine--tRNA ligase is translated as MAKYDLDTIRHSTAHLMAQAVDRIYKSHNPQFGIGPVIENGFYYDIDLDVKIADEDLEKIEKVMQEIIDEKLAIKRMVFSRDEAVEFWKKKNQPLKVEVVSGIPADQEISLYEQGEFVDLCRGPHVENTGHLPKFFKLLHTAGAYWKGDSNNKMLQRIYAVSFNTKKQLEDHMIFLEEAKKRDHRKLGKEQELFHFESVAPASPFFMPKGTTVYNELVAFMRRIYVKYGYDEVITPMLLDSDLWHTSGHYAHYKENMYFSQVDKREFALKPMNCPCHMLMFKHYKYSYRDLPMRYADFGRLHRYESAGAVAGLTRVRSFCQDDAHIFISLEGIQEEIIKLMEMFFICYDHFGFKQIKIGLSTRPESKAGDDATWDVAEAALQGALDKTGHPYHINAGDGAFYGPKIDIQIADAIGRWHQLGTIQLDFQLPDRFDLKYTNEEGKDVRPVVIHRALLGSLERFIGVYLEHIAGIFPFWLSPEQATIVPVSNEKHTEYCRTLAKELRDMGFRVKVDERNETMGYKTRQIQQSKVPFMIVIGDREMENKAANIRAYGEQATKSLTIVELKEYFTKLNLERVPEKLR
- a CDS encoding D-alanine--D-alanine ligase, coding for MSKKNILLLCGGSGTEHEVSVVSAKFLEKNLKEIGLYNVIKVEIGKPKTNDKTFRLVNADGSLGEAVEINSHRQLVGAKTKEDIHYVVPCIHGPPGETGEIQTYLELISLPYFGCGPEASLICFNKVTSKLWFNALDIPNTPFEFLTSIEDAPKAHKLFDTHGSVFVKAASQGSSVGCYPVSKKSDLDAALKNAFTFSEYVLVEKMVTARELEISTYEFEGKVHASVPGEINCPTAFYSYDEKYDPNSKTTTEVVAPNLSTETIELMRGYAIKTFKALKLRHQSRIDFFYTDKGEIYLNEINTFPGATPISMFPKMMENNGHSYLKFISDIVQKNIL
- the nusA gene encoding transcription termination factor NusA, with protein sequence MNFSELGRMIETLGKDRGIDKRVVVRAIEQAFLVTARKKYGIQGEYETRYNDAEDEIEIYQYKNVVDAVKDPIIEITINEARNLDSEVEIGDQLGIRIENPNFTRVDVQTARQIIFQKVRDAEREILFSDFKHREGELVTGIARRYERGNVIVDLGKSDAILSRKEIIPGENFKTGDRIQAYLSEVVMTNRGPEIRLSRTSPMYLVKLFEVEVPEILDGNIEIKSAAREPGQRAKIAVYTSDREIDPVGACVGMKGSRVQNVVNELQGEKIDIVRWNADIETFARAALAPSEISNIQVDHSSYSMDVVVEEDQLSLAIGRRGQNVRLAAMLTGYKINIISKTKLQEKIKKAVISLMQIVSVSDARAQMMVQNGIMSIADLAAMDAEVLAGILSGNVADATQILKDTHDAIEQGTINLADDEEELVSASAVPAYKGLLDKHKEGEVDEKDKFSEAERRLREELAAFKLK
- a CDS encoding ribosome maturation factor RimP, encoding MVLKGPRQGMELKFFDLTTKILSENNLELYEMEWNSSSGNLVVYVVNPETKTAVLEDCVKVDRGFTPYMETETWIPDNFTLEVSSPGIYRILTTVKHFKDVEGQEVLLHLITKIDEAKYPDFPKALRNNLKLKAKLVSASETGVVVDAKGSIIDIPYEQIKKANLETDISKYNAE
- a CDS encoding GNAT family N-acetyltransferase, translating into MSQKYIVIDKTSALEADVLFVLKDLDLKHFPTPWDSASWDQVFSEGAERFILVDQRDGLIPGFVLFDLNVVDSFAHLLKILVNPDNRGFKIGKNLLNEAIRVLKERGIRTFFLEVEEENIVARNLYESMGLKVIHKKKHFYSNGGTAIIMTLEV